The Leishmania mexicana MHOM/GT/2001/U1103 complete genome, chromosome 6 genome includes a region encoding these proteins:
- a CDS encoding kinesin-like protein has product METEMAPAPSASTPAQLRGDCHARDTGGTKLPYSEVIRVVTAAGRLTRPMSSPYMLEVLRPPAGGTGDGRSAHRPFMPTRQSPLHSLGNGGGGGGGSSETAKVYGFDYCAGPSTTQEEFFDMLEMPALCEAALAGEVVTVFCFGQTGSGKTYSLSGRALPGPASAGPVSDTPTPLVAEDGLQYQAVHYIARRLKELRRSSRKLKSKLRDSDGARKGSADCRDDGGISGASVGASASATTVVTAKCSFVELYQESLYDLLQPDGGDGVRCRWSAAASSFFVEGSLMVECRGREDFLLVLREGQRNRQRGSHALNVDSSRSHVVFTVFFEVRDEAAAATSAEGVDSDGAPSSSPLPGAAAPLSSTRHGRLVFVDLAGSERLKKTLSTNSAETGSINKSLFSLGRVLELLSASPPASSDATQPAKASAQPPPFIPYRSSVLTQLLMHSLDGHGRTVMVACVSPSALHLEESLRTLHYAERARHIRATPVVHVDAATQARMALEEKVQELRKENALLRRALGLPRAGKLQDRQVEARLEELHRAWAAAQFAAPPHEAPPRSAAAPPRLSSTPRKDPPPQPRQVMRACPSRPAVPLVSSGATAASGTVGLRASSPQTVVMSSTESEADDGSPSVTGNADLPSSVPPAATVSILDLLEALPDTRLMHT; this is encoded by the coding sequence ATGGAGACGGAGATGGCACCCGCGCCAAGCGCATCGACACCGGCACAGCTGCGGGGCGACTGCCACGCGCGCGACACCGGCGGGACGAAGTTGCCGTATTCCGAAGTCATTCGTGTGGTTACAGCTGCGGGTCGACTCACGCGACCCATGTCTAGCCCCTACatgctggaggtgctgcggccgccggcCGGGGGGACCGGGGATGGACGCAGCGCTCATCGCCCCTTCATGCCTACTCGTCAATCCCCGCTGCATAGCCTCGGgaacggcggcggtggcggcgggggcagTAGCGAGACAGCGAAGGTCTACGGCTTTGACTACTGCGCCGGCCCCAGCACGACGCAGGAGGAGTTCTTCGACATGCTGGAGATGCCGGCGCtctgcgaggcggcgcttgcGGGTGAGGTGGTGACGGTGTTCTGCTTTGGGCAAACAGGCAGCGGAAAGACGTACTCGCTGAGCGGGCGGGCGCTTCCGGGGCCGGCGTCTGCGGGTCCAGTCTCCGACACCCCTACGCCGCTGGTCGCCGAGGATGGGCTGCAGTATCAGGCCGTGCACTACATCGCGCGTCGACTCAAGGAGCTGCGTCGGTCGTCAAGGAAGCTCAAGAGCAAGCTCAgagacagcgacggcgccagaAAGGGCTCTGCCGATTGCCGCGATGATGGCGGCATCAGTGGCGCGTCTGTTGGCGCTTCTGCCTCCGCGACCacggtggtgacggcgaaGTGCTCCTTCGTCGAGCTCTACCAGGAGTCCCTCTATGACTTGCTCCAGCCAGACGGTGGTGACGGggtgcggtgccgctggtcGGCCGCGGCCTCGTCTTTCTTCGTAGAGGGCTCACTGATGGTCGAATGCCGTGGCCGTGAGGACTTCCTGCttgtgctgcgcgagggACAGCGAAatcggcagcgcggcagccaCGCACTCAACGTGGACAGCAGCCGTTCGCACGTCGTCTTCACCGTCTTCTTTGAAGTGCgggacgaggcggccgccgcgaccTCTGCGGAGGGTGTCGACAGTGACGGCGCaccgtcgtcctcgccgctgcctggcgccgcagctcccCTCTCGTCCACCCGGCACGGGCGACTTGTCTTTGTGGATCTGGCTGGATCGGAGCGACTCAAGAAGACGCTGTCGACCAACAGTGCGGAGACGGGGTCTATCAACAAGTCTCTCTTCAGCCTTGGCCGTGTGCTGGAgctcctctccgcctccccgCCTGCGTCGTCCGACGCCACGCAACCGGCGAAAGCgtcagcgcagccgccgccattCATTCCCTACCGTTCAAGCGTTCTCACTCAGCTCCTCATGCACAGCCTGGATGGGCACGGCCGCACTGTGATGGTCGCCTGCGTGAGTCCGAGCGCGCTGCACCTCGAGGAGTCCCTGCGCACGCTCCACTACGCGGAGCGGGCGCGCCACATTCGTGCGACACCGGTCGTGCACGTCGACGCCGCGACGCAGGCGCGGATGGCGCTTgaggagaaggtgcaggAGTTGCGGAAGGAgaatgcgctgctgcgccgcgcgctgGGCCTTCCGCGAGCCGGCAAACTGCAAGACAGGCAAGTTGAGGCTCGGCTGGAGGAGCTACATCGCGCGTGGGCCGCAGCTCAGTTTGCTGCACCTCCACATGAGGCCCCGCCACggagtgccgcagcgcctccacggcTGTCCTCGACTCCACGAAAGGACCCACCGCCGCAACCGCGACAGgtgatgcgtgcgtgcccgtCTCGCCCCGCAGTGCCATTGGTGTCCAGTGGGGCCACTGCCGCGTCAGGCACAGTTGGCCTTCGGGCATCATCACCGCAGACGGTGGTGATGTCCTCCACGGAGAGCGAAGCGGATGATGGGTCGCCAAGCGTCACAGGCAACGCCGATCTACCGTCGAGTGTCCCGCCAGCCGCCACGGTGAGCATCTTGGAcctgctggaggcgctgccggaCACGCGGTTGATGCACACATAG